DNA sequence from the Armigeres subalbatus isolate Guangzhou_Male chromosome 1, GZ_Asu_2, whole genome shotgun sequence genome:
AATTAGCCTGCTCACGTTAAAATTCGGACACCTATCATCcaatgcgattttttaaaattttctcaaaccactgaggctctgtctcatttggagaattaaactgaaattaaacttaaaagtgacatttcaataattatcaaataaccctgctcgcagcccagtcccaaaaacctctacatacaaattttcacgccgatcggctcagcagtctataagggtcagacagacacaCTGAAAATATTATACACGCTCATACAACTGGTTACACACGTGAATCTTCACTAGTTGAATTCCATACTCAATTAACGTGTAATTCCAGTtgcaaatgtcaaaaattcgaaaattcaaaacgaTTGTTTCATTTGAACTTCTAGAAGAATAAACATGGAAAACACGTTAAATCATTATGGATTGCTTTTGTGGGAGACGTCAAAAATGGGTACCGTGCCTTATTTCATCTGCTCCTAAATGTAAACTAGTATCGATTCTGTATTATTTCCGATGAGTTTAACGTGGATTGTTTGTGGAAATGAAATATAATGAAACACGTTAGATGCACATGAGAAGAAGCATTCAAACTAACGTGGTTTACTAGTGAAACTAGTGGGTAATAAAACACGTTAGATCTACGTTTAAAAGAACATAGGATAAGCGTGTTGATTATTTTCAGTGCAGAAATTTATACAGTCTAAGACTAGAAGATGAAGCTTATTGTAGCACCAATTTTTTTAGCTGGATACTCTCTATGaacttgttttgtaaaatcacaCGATGGAAGTCGTGTTTTCGGCTCGATAAGGAAGTGGCCATTTTTCTCTCGTAGATATCTCCGGAGCCATGGTCACTTTCTAAACTATGATCAATGTCCCAAAAACTGTATGAATTTTATGATCGattgtagaaaaaaaacaaatttcgatGCAAGACAGCTGAGAAttatcgttttgaatatttagttttccATGAAATTGGGGGTCAGGCACGTAAGTTTTAATCTCATTATTTCTGATCAAAGCCTCAGAAATTTTCTTGGAACTGTCTGTATAATTTGATTTTATGGTATACCTAGCCATTACAGTGTGTGCAAAATGCTGTATTAAACGTTCAGCTGTTGTAAGTGGAATGCCAGTTTCCTTTCAAACCCACGACTGATAACTACTACGTATAACTATACAGTCACCGCtgcacatctcgatattgaaggagaGATAGGgaataaggagagatcgagaaatggaaggaaaattgaaatggataATAGAtccaaaaagctcgttgctatgaaaaacggcaacaaAACAAATGCCATTTCTTGTTATTGATCTGTTTggtattgtccaaagatggtctagtagtctaataatttgaacatatcgacataagtgtgtttattctacgagtggagtgacgtgagatttctcgaatgacgtgagaagagtcgtattCTCCAATTTAAATAACATGGTGACCTCACGTGAGAATAGGTAAAAAcgactcacctcacgtcactcTACTTGTAGATGTAGGATAAGCCtaaaggagagtgaatccagagcAAAATATGATCAGGGGTCTATaacataatcgaaattttactaataatattagtagagtagcttgtaagggtcgtacacttatcacgtaagcaatttttctgggttttcgaaCCCCCTTTCCcccgtaagatttttttcatacaaatgaatttttatttatatggagcgtaagatattgaccgccccccccccctaaagggcttacgtaatatgtgtacggcccctaacttgtatttttccgttgcataatgaatctacaagtatcTATTCACaagtctaatattacaagtaaagagcactaataatattagcagaatttacaagtaactgttgcataaagaaaatacaagtacaaattattagcgttggcttgtagtttcttttacaagtatgaatggtcttgtaatttaatttacaagtagcttttattttattatttcagctggGCAAAGTAAATATACatcattttattgtttttaacgacttagagaaagaaactattattcaAAGTGCTTTAAACTACCATACATTGAAATACTATGcactaagaaaaaaaaatcgcgttccAATACATAACTGAgaattatgaaatttttcaaataactctGGAGAAAGCGGAAATACTTTAAGTGCTAACATCAAGTATTCAAATGGTGGGGCGTCAACTattcaaaagtgggttgttatCGCTTAAAACCGTACTTTGGCCCAATAACCCTATTTTGTGTAAAATGACTCTTCTAAAACACAATGTAGTTTACCTTAATCCACGTAAAAACATATTACCCAAAGCAGAGTTTAGTAACTTTAGTTTACCTTAAGTTGACTTTATTCAACTCGAATGTGGGTTGTTACACTCTCGGGTGGGGCCatgcacacttaattttttttaccgagatctcagcattttttgtttattttcccgaggtgggcaccgccgagtttcagcaaacatgatttttgccgagatctcagtaaaagtgacgtttcagttgctgagatatggtaaatattttgcCGAGGATCAGTAATAGACTAAATTTtatgccgaagttcagttcaaaaatttactgagctacagcggtgcccgattttgacgagctcgagaaagaaaaaacttAGTCTgtgcattcattcatttatttagttaacatctaaacagataacagtgaatcaacaatttgacgccacaatgcacggttcgaggccgcatctctccatcctcggatacgccctcgctcgccaagtcgttttgcacctggtctgcccatctcgctcgctgcgctccaggccgtctcgtacctgccggattggaagcgaacaccatctttgcagggttgccgtccggcattcttgcaacatgtcctgcacatcgtacccttccggctttacctaccttctggatactgggttcgccgtagagttgggcgagctcatggttcattcttcgccgccacacaccgtcttcttgcaccgCTAAAAATGGTccagcacccgtctctcgaatactccgagtgcttgcaagtcctcctcgagcattgtccatgtttcatgtccgtgagaggacaaccggtcttataagcgtcttgtacatgatacatttggtgcggtggcgaatcttttcgacggCAGTTTCTCCTGGAGCTCGTAGTAgccccgacttccacagatgctgcgccttcgtatttcacgactaacattattatcagccgttagtaaGGATCCGAAGTAGACAAATTCATCGActtgaaggtatccccgtctatcgtaacactgcttcccaggcgacCTCTATCGCGCTCGATTCcgtccacaagcatgtacttagtcttcgatgcattcaccaccagtccaacttttgttgcttcacgtttcaggcggatgtacagttctgccacctttgcaaatgttcggccgacaatgtccatgtcatccatgaagcaaataaattgactggatctgttgaaaatcgtacccggctgttacacccggctctccgcatgacaccttctggcgcaatgttgaacaacaggcacgaaagtccatcaccttgtcttagttccCGACGCGAtccgaacgaactggagtgttcgcccggaaatcttcacacagttttgtacaccttccaccgttgctttgatcagtctggtagcTTCCCAGGgaactgttctcgtccataattttccatagctctacgcggtctatactgtcgtattccgcattgaaatcaacgaacagatggtgcgttgggacctggtattcacagcatttttgaaggatttgccgtacagtaaggatctggtccgttgtcgagcgggcgTCAACGAAgcccggcttgataacttccacgaactcgttcactagtggtgacagacgacggaagatgatctgggatatcactttgtggcggcattaaggatggtgatcgctcgaaagttctcacactccagcttgtcgcctttcttgtagatggggcatataaccccttccttccactcctccggtagctgttcagtttcccagattctgactatcaatttgtgcaggtaagtggccagctttcccgggcccatcttgatgagctcagcttcgataccatccttaccagcggctttattggtctttggcTGTTGGATCCCTCAACATCCCTCAAGGTTGGCTGGGgccggctggttggcttccatttgaactgacgtagtcatctcctccgctgccttgactttcactgcctgtactctcagcgccatacaaatgttcctcgtagtgctgcttccacctttcgatcaccacacgttcgtccgtcaagatgctcccatccttatcccggcacatttcggctcagctgttccatctcctcgcactccgcttcttccaggcggcgtttcttctcctgaaaaaggcgggtcggctgtctccgcttccgtctatagcgttccacgttctgccgggtaccttgctgcagcgcgaccgcccgcgctgcgtccttctcctcagaatctgtctgcactcttcgtcgaaccaatcgttccgtcgacttcgacccatatacccgacgttgttctccgctgcgtcgttaatggctgctgactgtattccagcagtcctcaagaggggccccatcgagctcaccctcttccggcaacgctgcctcgagatgctgcgcgtatgcagtggcgacatcaggttgcttcagtcgctctagatcTTACCgaggcggtcgtcggtaccgaacattgttgatgacggatagttttgggcgcagtttaaccatcaccagatagtggtcagagtcgatgttagcgccacgatatgtcctgacgtcgataatgtcggagaagtgccgtccatcaatcagaacgtggtcgatttgtgattctgtctgcggtggtgatctccaggtgtaccgatacgggaggctgtgttggaagtaggtgctgcgaatggccatactcttggaggcggcgaaatcaattagtcgtaggccgttttcgttcgtcagccggtgagcgctgaactttccaatagtcggtctaaactcctcctcttggccaaaaGCTTAGGtattatattgttcgtaatgattggttttccaggcggcttattgggcctgcgcaaacctcctgtctcgccggagggccgtcgtgtcagggctgtttagcgtcccacctgacaccaggacttgggcttgtgcgctttgagcggcacacggtcgcgctggcggagcctacttgcggatacatgcagctttctatagaggtttaacagggcccactgtcaaaccccaccacatcctaggcaggcgccacaactcgcagatggcctggggctGGGGAGCAACTTCTTGGCTTTAAAGAATTTAGGTTGATGTTACAGTAGTTTACCAACTCCAACGTACTTTCAATGTTCTGGAAGTATTTTTCATTAATTATCCTGATGGGGCAAACATTCATTCATGTGGTGATCACGATTAAATATTTTACGAAATCTAACAGTTCGGTTTTGAATATGAGTATGTCTCCCTTTATTGCAGCCCGCAATCCAACGCAACATCCGTCTGATGACTCGCACGTTATTCAAACCATCCACCGTGGCCAGCTTATCTCGCGTAAATTGAAGCGCCGACTCACATTCCGCACCCGCCAAGAACTGACAGCCCTGAAGAAACAAAGTACCGAAGCCGTGCACGTGGTATTCTACGCAGCGGAACTAATCGCCACCAATCCACGCTTGGCCATGCAGAAAAGTGTCGAACTGTGGCAGTACCTTAGTGCCGACGAGCCGGAAAATCAAGCCCGCCCCAAAACCCTCGAACAACTGGTGGTCCTGCTGACACGTGAATCCGTCCGGAAAATGGTTCATCTGATAAACTTCACCGCTGGCACCGTTACCAAGATCCCCAAGACTGTTCGTTCACAGACGCGCGAGCTGTTGCATCACATGATGTTTGCCACCAATCGGCTGATCAAGGTATGTTCTTTCGttctaaatagttttaaaatgaaaaactgTTTACGTAATTATcgttacaaaaaaaattggaatttcagGCAGCGCACCTGGAAAATGCTAAGAATGCGACGATTACAGAAGCTACTGGACTGATGCACCGCATTCAGCACACATATGAAGAACTACAGAACCAAACCAATGTGACTCTGGTAAGATTTCGAAGCCACACGTTTATCAGGGCTGGATGACATAGATGGCGTTCAAAATAAGACATGATTTTATAGGGACCATATTGATGAAAATACATACTTTcacattaaattaaaaaaagtggAAGGACTACTAACAGCCAGGCTAATAAcactattcaacaaaatagAACAATTTTACGCTTCCATTCTCAAAGCTTACAACATCATTATCTTAAATTAATTCGGCATTATTGCCTTAATTGAACGAAGTGACTAGCCACCAGCCCTTTCCTTTATATATTACCATATTATTTGAACATATTTTTCTGCTTATTTTGACCGTTAGGAACGTTTAGCAGTCTTTCTTTCCGGTCGTTTGGAAGCAGAGAAGATCACAACGACCGACAACCCCCGGCGACGGATCCAAAACCGAGCGCACAATAATCCAATGCATGCTAGCATCAATGGCGTTTATTAGTGTGCGGACGGCCGAAGTTCTGAGCAGGCAACTACGCGAGGATCCATCCCACGAGCCCCTGCCCCTGGTGGACGGAATGCACTGGATCAATGGACGTGATTGACATATGTTATTGTACTAAACTTTGCAACGCAGGAGAATAATGTTTGGTTTAGGTATTAATGTTATTACTTGTACTTGTTAATAAACATtccatttcaattaaaattcacaaaacttttgtttttttttattaattcacTGGCTATATATTCTTGAAGTTTATCTCACTcccatattattattttttgatatcTTTATTGGAAAGACTTTCAACTCGAGACTGAATCATCTTCAACCTTGAGATCGGATCTATCTTAACTATCATATAACTATAACAACTTggtattctataagcatttcctcagtaattaattgaaagcttttctcagCCTGCTAGTACTTTAgtgtgtatcttgtgtggcataCGGTAATAGAACAACAAATGTAAAGTTAAAGTAAATGTGGAATCCGTAAGGCCTCATGGATACATTAtatccagggtgtcgagaacaTTTTCCATGCGAAAACATCTTAGATCGAACAAGAAGTCGAACCCACCGTCCGGATTGGTATTCCAACGCTTTTGCTCTTAATGCTAATTAGAGATTACCATCGTTGCCTATCATGTTTTCGTAAGTCATTAAGAGATAACGCCTTCCTAATCTTAGCGGTTACGGTGGAAGTGTGAACTGAGAAACGGCGTACATTCTCGTGACAAACAAACCAAACAGCGAAATAGATGATTACAAGAAAACTCTTGTATTTGATTCGGTTTCAAGATAATTATTTTACTAACTATTATAATTGTATAATATTGATAGGTCTATTTTTTCGCCTTTATCATGGGTGTCCAAATGGGAGGTCCCCCGGAATCTGAGGGTCGCGTAAGATACACATTTGAAAGCAACTCGCCGTCCATTTCACTGGCGCTTATCGAGTCCGAAAGAGTTGTAGTATTCTGTGAGTCCGTCTCCGACAACGTTGATGCATCTTCCGGTTGTTCCCGCAGAACTAATTTTTCCAACGGTATTCCTATGGGCAGATCTTTCTCCTCTACGAGTGGCATTTCCAGACCCCGATCAGCGTAAAATTCGCTCAGTCGAGCGAATATTTTATCGGCAGTTTCATCTGCTTCCGTTAGGAGACTTTCCAGCTGATCACTCTCCTGGACGAATTGTGCGCAGTGCGCGCGCAAATCTTCCAAGGAATTTTGACTGTTGGCAAGAAACTTACGAGCGGGCTCAAGTTTGTTTGGGTCTTGCTGGACGTATCCACACGCGTAGTTTGCAGTCTTCTTGCGAAGCAGACGAAGTTTTGTGTCAATTTCACAAGCATGTTCCTTTGTTGTGTTTaacatatttcttaattgaatttttgttcAAATGTTTCAAGCCagttatctttttttttaatttttactggAACAATTAAATTTCAACTCACGAAAGCAAACAAACCTATACACTCTAATCTGATTCAActgaatttgaaaattaaaattacacGAAACTCAGTTAAGcataaaaaaagagaaaaaagacTTATAGAACATAAAATTAAGTAAATTAGAGCTCAACGTGTGGGAAAAATTGTTTACCAGCCACTCCCTTTCATTCACCTATACATAATTACCAAAGAAATATTAAGTTTTTTGTATACatatacagtcgcgattcgctggttgggccacgacctcggcccaactaacgaattcagTTTTTAGTTagcaactgacagccatttgaacacgtgtatttcgacttgaacatcacaaatgatgtccagtgacgcccaatcccgttttccgtgtttacattgaattttgacgtacagtttgcttttagttgggccatggcccaaccagcggaggcccaactaaaaagtgacccaagtattaaaatcccaattagcgaatcccgactgtatgtagatttaaaaaaaaacgctaACTTATGAGTGGGTATTCCCAGTTTAAAAACTCGCTAAACTGAGGTTGCCGTGCAAATACGCTGACAGGTCAGATATCATCACAGTTGATAACCTTTCAGTAGCATTGCGAacttttcgaataaaaaatcgACTATCTCGGGACTTcataagagtgaaatcaggagtgattcagtttcattccaaattttcgaccactatagtggggtcgttcaataatgatgtcacaggtttaagggggggagggggtctgacactttgtgacagtacatatactaggtatacaaaaaagcgtgacagaggggggggagggggtctagaaatcccaaaaagtagtggacgtcatacttGAATCACCcctagagatgagtgacgtttaacgctcgcacactaatgtgcaattcgtcatgtgtaaaaacatgtttgttttccttctgctcataacctcaaaaatgattGGGTCATCACtatgatttcaaaagagtcaaaaaatatatggaaatatactcatttttacccaatctttgctgTGCCACTCAGCATCTCAGCATCTCacccatctaggagtgtttgttttccttttatcgccactcacacattcggacgtgagaatctcaatggtccaatgcaccgagttcatcattgacgtttggagcggtgcgctgtttactaagaatgaatactttttcattcatcgagttcatgcaagtgttcatttttagtaaacagcgcccgattcgaacgtcattgtgttcattcggtgcattggaccattctactactacactgagaaaaattccatggtaacggttactattttgtagactacgccatgtttttaaaacaaccacaaattttcagttaaattaaccacgcattcggacaaattcaccactgattcagttcatgcaacaacattccaccaggaccacagttgatttttactgcgcgcatggtaaaatcaaacgggtttgttgtctgctgaaaatcgtcggtgcgtattcttatgcgctgtttactaagaatgaatactttttcattcatcgagttcatgcaagtgttcatttttagtaaacagcgcccgtctcaaacgtcattgtgttcattcggtgcattggaccatggtAGAGTATGTCAACCGAAGTTTCCGGCAAGTTCTTAAACAAGAAGGGATTCGGCATCAAACAACGTGTCCATATACGCCGATGTGCCGAAGACGAAGCGTAAGAAGTTTGATCCGAAAGCAAAGAAAGGTATTTTCGTTGGCTACTGTGATGATACCAAAGGATACAGAGTCTACGATCCTGcaagtggtgaatttcaaataagTCGAGATGTTGTCGTAGTTACGGAAGGTGTGGCCAACGCAAGCGTTGCGTGTGGTCATGAAGTGAAACCGGTGGAGTTCATCGAACTACATTTGGGGAAACATTAATGCCAGCCAACGTCGCCGGCGAAGGTGAGGACGAATTGCAAGAAGAGGCCGCCAATCTTCCGCATGTGTCTGATGACGATGATATTCATAACAACGAAGACGAAGAATTCGAAGATGCTACGGATTCTGTTGAAGCTGCGATCTCCCCACAAAACAATAGACCGGCTGAAATGCAGCAAGGGTTAAGGCGCAGTGGTCGGGAGCGCGCGTTTATCAAACAAGTATTCTGATTATATTAGCTATGGATCATTTTCTGGTGAAACCATTTCCCCCCAGTTATCTTCTGCGACTACAAATTCGATGGATGATCCACAAACCTACGAAGAGGCTTTACGCCGGCCAGACAGAGACCATTGGATTCAAGCAATGAACGATGAGCTGATTTCGTTGAGCGAGAATGACACGTGGGCGTTAGCAGATCTGCCTGACGGGCGGAAAGCAATTAATAATAAATGGGTATTCAAGGCAAAGCGTTACAAAGCACGTCTCGTCGTGAAAGGTTGTGCGCAACGACCTGGTTTGGATTACGATGAGGTATACTCTCCCGTAGTGCGATATGATACAATCCATTACCTCATGGCGCTAGCAGTGAAGCACAATTTTGATATCGACCAAATGGATGCCGTCACCGCTTTCCTGCAAGGGGAGCTGAAGGGCGAAGAGATCTACGTGGTACAGCCGCAGGGTGTCGATCAACAAGCAGGCAAGGCATGTAGATTAAAGAAAGCGCTTTATGGTTTGAAGCAATCGAGTAGAATGTGGAATGCTCAATTGGATGACGTTCTTCGAAAATTCGGCCTAAACCGTTCATCAGTAGATCCTTGTTTGTACTGGATGATTAATGGGGAGAAGATAATATTTGTAACAATTTAcgtcgatgattttgatttttcaccAACGACCAGAATCTGAAACGAAAATTAAAGGCATTTTTTAGTAAGCATTTCAATATGAAGGATCTTGGTGAAGCCAAATACTGCCTAGGCATGCGAGTTACAAGGCAACGAGCAGATGGCAAACTCTGGCTCGATCAGGAGGCATACATAAATGAGATTATCCAGCGTTTTGGCATGGTTGATTCAAATCCCGTTGCAACTCCTGCTGTCCCAagtatacacacttaaaattctaagttttccgattgccgagaatccaacagccaaATTTTTGCCGAGGTCtataaaataatttaagtgtgtaagaCTGAGTAAATCAATGACAGCGAAGAGCCAGAAAGAAACTGAAGATGCCGATTGGGGAGGAGATCCTGACAATCGAAAATCGACGACAGGCTACATGTTCACCTTACAAGGAGGAGCCATATCATGGAATGTAAAAAAGTAGCCTACCGTCGCTCTATCATCTTGTGAGGCAGAGTACATGGCGTTGTCCCGCACAATACAAGAGGCTATGTGGTGGAACAACCTACGTTCTCAGATGTCTGAAAATCGCCCGATTTTTGTCAAGTGTGACGACCAGGCTGCAATCAGCATCGTAAATAATGGCTCATACAACCCTCGCACAAAACATGTTAGCATCCGCTACCATTTTGTGCATGATAGCCTCGAACAAGGAGTTGTACAACTGGACTATCTACCAACGAAGGAGCAACCAGCCGATGGTTTCACGGAATCCGTGGCTGTTCAGAAAACAAAGAACAATTTTGTGAATTACTTGGCGTCTCTCAGATTAAGGAGGAGTATTATAGATCATAGCAATCATTGTAATCCTTGTCGCTTTAAACTACCAtgttaaataaatgaaataattattcCACTGTTAAACGTCAATGAAACCACACGTGTTTCAATTAGTTCcaacaaatttgaatattaaacttttgttcaatgctgttcgatgcattcgaaggCTGGTGGGAGAGGATTgtgggaggtgtggggttgacctgggtgctgcggatagaaccgcttttctgctctcaagcgagtagcaagatattttgaaatcaatcctataacaaaattatttgcagtttcttggctgtcaaacatttcccactcttcgaatttctctttccgtgctgcatgaaggcgcacaaATGGGCGAGACTCTATCTGATTTTACGGTGGTTTACATTCATTCCTGCTCCAATTAGCTgatgaatctcgtgaaatctcgTATGCCATTTAGAGCATCATTatagccccaaacgcaatacaacggaacggcgacggaaacggaaaatttgacagatagcccatatattttctgtcaaatttgccgtttccgtcgccgttccattgtattgcgtttggggcttatcggtcgcgagcattttaatcacctgcgcagcgctttcattttagtttcgtcactcgtttccgtatcggtcactattttcggctttcaATTTTGGTTGTTGTATACCGTACCGGTgatgacgtttgacagttgacagttcatcaaatagcagtgCTCTAATCGCGCTACCagaatttggtcacctgtcagtcgcgctactgttatagcagcgcgtttagtagcgaccggtgaagtgtcaagtaatgatactgcgctgccaaacggcttaaaatcacctccggtaatcttgctcttagtTGCGTTTCTACTAATTTTCCTCTCGAAgtataatgtgaatatatttgttacaaagaatgcacaactcaaactaagtttatttatatttctttatccatataataacaataattctcaatataagatctaaatcgaacataaccacaatcttcaatgtttggatccgcgctccggcacaatagaaaattttggcttcagtttgccaaccaaatcgattctatccgcaccacctatccagcattttacgagcggtaatggccgccacaatTTTACTCATGTTCTGGTAGGGTGCAATCAATTTGGCATTTGGCTTGTGTCGTTTGACATCGTAGTGATCATCATTATCATGAGTTAATCATCATGATGATGAAAATTTATCGTTTTTGTATCAGACGACACATcccaaacttcaaactgtttcCACCCTACTAAAAATTGAGCTTGATTGTGGCGGCCATTAGCGttcgtaaaatgctggatagaGGTTGACCCGTGGagggtccggtgccatattgactgccatcgtggtactcttccaactttGTCCTTAAATTCGATCATCCTTTCAAGAACGCCCAATATGAAATCATCAACTGTGGCATACACGAGACCGAAAGCGACTGACGTTTCATCACCGAACCAAAACAAAGTTCCACTGCTTTCTTTGGTGCTGTTTGCGAGTCGAAATCCACTAAAATGTCCGGCGGAAAGTCCCCAACTTGGAGCTGCTTTCGGGAACCTTCTCCAAGTCATGGCTACACGACAAGTGGGCTCCCGCGATGGGAGGGATCTTGGGCTTCATGGGGGCCTGTTACGTGAACTGGGGCAGTGCACGACCTCTGCTGAGCGGTAAGTAAACTCTTATGAGAATGGAGTGTGATGTAACCACCCGCATAGGAACGGTTCAGATTCTAATCAGATCTACTAGCAATACGTAATAACTTCTAGNNNNNNNNNNNNNNNNNNNNNNNNNNNNNNNNNNNNNNNNNNNNNNNNNNNNNNNNNNNNNNNNNNNNNNNNNNNNNNNNNNNNNNNNNNNNNNNNNNNNNNNNNNNNNNNNNNNNNNNNNNNNNNNNNNNNNNNNNNNNNNNNNNNNNNNNNNNNNNNNNNNNNNN
Encoded proteins:
- the LOC134224996 gene encoding lipid storage droplets surface-binding protein 1 isoform X4; amino-acid sequence: MVHQKLKRQNSGLPRMESISRFGSIPVVETGLKTANTVYQKVKESNGLFNWGFETAEAITYAFVDSLRPAAKLIEGPLHRLDYLMCRSLDFVEQKVPSMYLPPEMMYWNTKEYMSDRLVKPVLSRANSMKHLGHAVLESRVSNYAAGRLDGALNVCDKYVERYLPVEPEPSADQPDSRNPTQHPSDDSHVIQTIHRGQLISRKLKRRLTFRTRQELTALKKQSTEAVHVVFYAAELIATNPRLAMQKSVELWQYLSADEPENQARPKTLEQLVVLLTRESVRKMVHLINFTAGTVTKIPKTVRSQTRELLHHMMFATNRLIKAAHLENAKNATITEATGLMHRIQHTYEELQNQTNVTLERLAVFLSGRLEAEKITTTDNPRRRIQNRAHNNPMHASINGVY
- the LOC134224996 gene encoding lipid storage droplets surface-binding protein 1 isoform X3; the protein is MVHQKLKRQNSGLPRMESISRFGSIPVVETGLKTANTVYQKVKESNGLFNWGFETAEAITYAFVDSLRPAAKLIEGPLHRLDYLMCRSLDFVEQKVPSMYLPPEMVSSVMYWNTKEYMSDRLVKPVLSRANSMKHLGHAVLESRVSNYAAGRLDGALNVCDKYVERYLPVEPEPSADQPDSRNPTQHPSDDSHVIQTIHRGQLISRKLKRRLTFRTRQELTALKKQSTEAVHVVFYAAELIATNPRLAMQKSVELWQYLSADEPENQARPKTLEQLVVLLTRESVRKMVHLINFTAGTVTKIPKTVRSQTRELLHHMMFATNRLIKAAHLENAKNATITEATGLMHRIQHTYEELQNQTNVTLERLAVFLSGRLEAEKITTTDNPRRRIQNRAHNNPMHASINGVY
- the LOC134224996 gene encoding lipid storage droplets surface-binding protein 1 isoform X1, giving the protein MARESVPFRYVGVATACDMCPVHQKLKRQNSGLPRMESISRFGSIPVVETGLKTANTVYQKVKESNGLFNWGFETAEAITYAFVDSLRPAAKLIEGPLHRLDYLMCRSLDFVEQKVPSMYLPPEMVSSVMYWNTKEYMSDRLVKPVLSRANSMKHLGHAVLESRVSNYAAGRLDGALNVCDKYVERYLPVEPEPSADQPDSRNPTQHPSDDSHVIQTIHRGQLISRKLKRRLTFRTRQELTALKKQSTEAVHVVFYAAELIATNPRLAMQKSVELWQYLSADEPENQARPKTLEQLVVLLTRESVRKMVHLINFTAGTVTKIPKTVRSQTRELLHHMMFATNRLIKAAHLENAKNATITEATGLMHRIQHTYEELQNQTNVTLERLAVFLSGRLEAEKITTTDNPRRRIQNRAHNNPMHASINGVY
- the LOC134224996 gene encoding lipid storage droplets surface-binding protein 1 isoform X2; amino-acid sequence: MARESVPFRYVGVATACDMCPVHQKLKRQNSGLPRMESISRFGSIPVVETGLKTANTVYQKVKESNGLFNWGFETAEAITYAFVDSLRPAAKLIEGPLHRLDYLMCRSLDFVEQKVPSMYLPPEMMYWNTKEYMSDRLVKPVLSRANSMKHLGHAVLESRVSNYAAGRLDGALNVCDKYVERYLPVEPEPSADQPDSRNPTQHPSDDSHVIQTIHRGQLISRKLKRRLTFRTRQELTALKKQSTEAVHVVFYAAELIATNPRLAMQKSVELWQYLSADEPENQARPKTLEQLVVLLTRESVRKMVHLINFTAGTVTKIPKTVRSQTRELLHHMMFATNRLIKAAHLENAKNATITEATGLMHRIQHTYEELQNQTNVTLERLAVFLSGRLEAEKITTTDNPRRRIQNRAHNNPMHASINGVY